A stretch of Alkalicella caledoniensis DNA encodes these proteins:
- the leuS gene encoding leucine--tRNA ligase, translating into MANYSVKTDEKWQKRWDETKLYKFNKENVDKKLYCLEMFSYPSGSKLHVGHWYNYGLTDSWARFKGMQGYEVFEPMGFDAFGLPAENYAIKTGIHPYDSTMENIRTMEEQLKKMGAMFDWDYEVITCNTDYYKWTQWLFVKLYEKGLAYRKEAPVNWCPDCNTVLANEQVLDGLCERCSSEVTKKNLTQWFFKITEYADELLEKLDGLDWPEKTKLMQKNWIGKSTGAQITFDIKNHSDKVEVFTTRPDTLFGVTYVVLAPESPLVEKLTLPEYKEAVINYQEKTKKLKEIDRLSTTNEKTGVFTGSYAINPVNGKEVPIWIADYVLFSYGTGSVMAVPGHDERDFQFASKYNLPIDRVIAGYTDNDQLPYTGPGKLVNSGEFDGLDWEQGKKQIVESLSSRQKAENKVNYRLRDWLVSRQRYWGAPIPIIYCDNCGTVPVPEDQLPVELPYDVDFAPDGKSPLAKHEGFINTICPKCGAKAKRESDTLDTFVDSSWYFLRYPDNKNVNEPFDKEWLSKMGPVDKYVGGPEHACMHLLYARFINKALRDMGYITFDEPFTSLVHQGIILGPDGNRMSKSKGNVISPDEYIQNHGSDVFRLYLMFGFAYTEGGPWSDDGMKAIVRFVDRLERFIETFTETEHGPSTNEIGKDEKELNFILNNAIKSITQDADKFQFNTSIARMMELLNGLYQYHSNVSTANMAFVKETLKKFVTILAPFAPHFSEEMWERLGFEYSVFKEAWPKFDEAALVKDTIELAVQINGKVRGKIEVDSQMDEKAIEKFALEDEKVQGYIEGKSIRKVIVIKSRIVNIVVG; encoded by the coding sequence ATGGCTAATTATTCTGTTAAGACAGACGAGAAATGGCAAAAGAGATGGGATGAAACTAAACTTTATAAGTTTAATAAAGAAAATGTTGATAAAAAACTATACTGTCTTGAAATGTTTTCTTACCCATCAGGTAGTAAACTTCATGTAGGCCATTGGTATAACTATGGTCTTACTGATTCTTGGGCAAGGTTTAAAGGCATGCAAGGATATGAAGTATTCGAGCCCATGGGCTTTGATGCCTTCGGTTTGCCAGCTGAGAATTATGCTATAAAAACAGGAATTCATCCCTATGATTCCACAATGGAAAACATCCGCACAATGGAAGAGCAGCTTAAGAAAATGGGTGCTATGTTTGATTGGGACTATGAGGTTATAACCTGTAATACAGATTATTATAAATGGACACAGTGGTTATTTGTTAAGCTATATGAAAAAGGGCTAGCATATAGAAAAGAAGCACCTGTCAACTGGTGCCCAGATTGCAATACTGTTTTGGCTAACGAGCAAGTTCTTGATGGATTATGTGAACGTTGTAGTTCTGAGGTTACTAAAAAGAACTTAACACAATGGTTTTTCAAAATAACGGAGTATGCAGATGAACTTTTAGAAAAATTAGATGGATTAGATTGGCCAGAAAAAACCAAATTAATGCAAAAAAACTGGATTGGAAAATCCACTGGTGCACAAATAACCTTTGATATTAAGAATCATAGTGATAAGGTGGAAGTATTTACAACTAGGCCAGATACATTATTTGGCGTAACCTACGTTGTCCTTGCTCCGGAAAGTCCCCTTGTTGAAAAATTGACTTTACCTGAATATAAAGAAGCCGTTATTAACTATCAAGAAAAAACAAAAAAACTTAAAGAGATAGATAGATTATCTACTACCAATGAAAAAACTGGCGTTTTTACAGGTAGTTACGCAATAAATCCAGTAAACGGCAAAGAGGTACCAATTTGGATAGCGGATTATGTACTATTTTCTTATGGCACTGGCTCCGTAATGGCTGTTCCAGGGCATGATGAAAGGGATTTTCAATTTGCCAGCAAATACAATTTACCAATTGATAGGGTTATAGCTGGATATACGGATAATGACCAGCTTCCATATACTGGCCCAGGTAAATTAGTAAATAGTGGGGAATTTGATGGCCTTGATTGGGAACAAGGCAAAAAGCAAATAGTAGAAAGTTTATCTTCTAGACAAAAGGCTGAAAATAAAGTAAATTACCGTTTAAGAGACTGGCTTGTATCACGTCAGAGGTATTGGGGTGCACCTATCCCTATCATTTACTGTGATAACTGTGGTACCGTTCCGGTGCCAGAAGATCAACTTCCCGTGGAGCTACCTTACGATGTAGATTTTGCCCCCGACGGCAAGTCACCTTTGGCCAAGCACGAAGGTTTTATCAATACTATATGTCCCAAATGTGGAGCTAAGGCCAAAAGGGAATCTGATACCTTAGATACTTTCGTTGATTCAAGCTGGTATTTCTTAAGGTATCCTGATAATAAAAATGTGAACGAACCCTTTGACAAAGAGTGGCTAAGTAAGATGGGTCCTGTGGATAAATACGTTGGTGGACCTGAGCATGCTTGTATGCATTTGCTTTATGCTAGATTCATCAACAAAGCTTTACGTGACATGGGCTATATTACCTTTGATGAGCCTTTTACTTCATTGGTCCACCAAGGTATAATACTAGGACCTGATGGAAACCGAATGAGTAAGTCTAAGGGTAATGTTATTTCACCCGATGAGTACATTCAAAACCACGGATCAGATGTTTTTAGACTTTATCTAATGTTTGGATTTGCTTACACCGAGGGTGGTCCATGGAGCGATGATGGAATGAAGGCTATTGTACGTTTTGTAGACAGGCTTGAAAGGTTTATCGAAACATTCACTGAGACCGAACACGGTCCTTCCACAAATGAAATTGGCAAAGATGAAAAAGAACTAAACTTCATTTTAAACAACGCTATAAAGTCAATTACTCAAGATGCTGATAAATTCCAGTTCAATACATCTATAGCCAGAATGATGGAACTATTAAATGGGTTGTATCAATATCATTCCAATGTCTCCACTGCCAACATGGCTTTTGTAAAGGAAACCTTAAAGAAGTTTGTTACAATTTTAGCTCCCTTTGCTCCACACTTTAGTGAAGAAATGTGGGAAAGATTAGGCTTTGAATACTCTGTTTTCAAAGAAGCTTGGCCAAAGTTTGATGAAGCAGCTCTAGTAAAAGACACCATAGAACTAGCTGTTCAGATTAATGGCAAAGTAAGGGGTAAAATCGAAGTGGATTCACAGATGGACGAAAAAGCCATTGAAAAATTTGCTTTAGAAGATGAAAAAGTGCAAGGTTATATTGAAGGTAAATCCATACGCAAGGTTATTGTTATCAAAAGTAGGATTGTTAATATTGTAGTTGGTTAG
- a CDS encoding SprT family protein yields MEKQQELISFSGEDLQNLVQKISRDFFEGLPYIKTTFKHSAYFNNRLRTTAGRYFINQGNIELNPKYYEKYGLEGLISTIKHELAHYHLHQMGLPYKHRDKEFIALVKIVNAPMHAKPMRQYKYVYTCSTCGVSFHRMKKINTNKYRCGKCKGTITLKETV; encoded by the coding sequence ATGGAAAAACAACAAGAATTAATTTCTTTTTCAGGGGAAGATTTACAAAATCTAGTGCAAAAAATTTCCCGTGATTTTTTTGAAGGCCTACCCTATATCAAAACTACTTTCAAGCATAGTGCATATTTCAACAACAGGTTGCGCACTACAGCAGGAAGGTATTTCATAAACCAAGGCAATATAGAGCTAAATCCTAAGTATTATGAAAAATATGGTTTAGAGGGTTTAATTTCTACCATTAAGCATGAACTTGCGCACTATCACTTGCATCAGATGGGTCTTCCTTATAAGCATAGGGATAAAGAATTCATAGCTCTAGTTAAGATAGTAAATGCTCCAATGCATGCAAAACCCATGAGACAGTATAAGTACGTGTATACCTGTTCTACTTGTGGAGTCTCGTTCCACAGAATGAAAAAAATTAACACAAATAAATACAGGTGTGGTAAGTGTAAAGGTACGATTACATTAAAAGAGACAGTCTGA
- the typA gene encoding translational GTPase TypA, producing MNNNVIRKDIRNVAIVAHVDHGKTTLVDGLLRQSGVFRENQHVEERVMDSNSLEKERGITILAKNTSIIYKDVKINIVDTPGHADFGGEVERTLKMVDNILLVVDAFEGPMPQTKFVLKKALELNLKPIVVVNKADRPDARPQDVVDEVLDLFISLNADEDQLEFPVIYCSAVQGWASLTPGEKGENLEPLFDLLIDTVYPPVGNEEPLQLMVTSIEYNEFVGRIAVGKLVNGIIRQGQPVTVHSPEGFTTQKIGKLYTYRGLNKVEITEGKYGDIYAVSGIDPINIGETICDIENPQPLPFVKIDEPTIAMNFIVNNSPFAGLEGKYVTSRHLRDRLMKELETNVSLRVEETDQTDSFEVRGRGELHLSILIETMRREGYEFQVSKPQVIFKNIDGVKHEPIERVTIDVPQEFSGTVIEKLGIRKGILVDMTNISSDHTRLELLVPARGLIGYRSEMLTDTKGNGILSHIFEGYEPFKGEINYRSRGSLVASDPGDASPYGLSQAQARGRMFIPSQTKVYVGMIVGENAKTNDIDVNVCKRKQVTNMRASGSDDAISLTPHTQLSLEQALEFINDDELVEITPKNIRLRKKQLDSKQRLREWKNNKN from the coding sequence TTGAATAATAACGTTATAAGAAAAGATATTCGAAACGTAGCTATAGTAGCTCACGTTGACCACGGTAAAACAACCCTAGTTGACGGTCTACTAAGACAAAGTGGTGTTTTTAGGGAAAACCAACATGTTGAAGAAAGAGTAATGGACTCCAACTCTTTAGAAAAAGAGCGTGGGATAACAATATTAGCAAAAAATACATCTATTATTTATAAAGATGTAAAAATTAATATAGTTGATACCCCGGGTCATGCTGATTTCGGCGGTGAGGTTGAGCGTACACTTAAGATGGTTGACAACATTTTGCTTGTGGTGGATGCTTTTGAAGGTCCTATGCCTCAGACGAAGTTTGTTCTAAAAAAAGCATTGGAATTAAACCTAAAGCCAATAGTAGTTGTTAACAAGGCTGACAGACCAGATGCTAGACCACAAGATGTTGTAGATGAGGTCTTAGATTTGTTCATCAGCTTAAACGCAGATGAAGATCAGTTGGAGTTTCCAGTTATTTATTGTTCTGCTGTTCAAGGCTGGGCTTCATTGACTCCTGGCGAAAAAGGTGAAAATCTTGAACCTCTTTTCGATCTACTGATAGATACTGTGTATCCTCCAGTTGGTAACGAAGAGCCCCTACAACTTATGGTAACCTCTATAGAGTACAATGAGTTTGTAGGTAGGATTGCAGTAGGTAAACTAGTTAATGGTATTATCCGTCAAGGGCAACCTGTTACAGTTCATTCTCCCGAAGGTTTTACAACTCAAAAAATTGGAAAACTTTATACCTATCGTGGTTTAAACAAAGTGGAGATTACTGAAGGAAAGTATGGAGATATATATGCAGTTAGTGGTATCGATCCTATTAACATCGGTGAAACCATCTGCGATATTGAAAATCCACAGCCCCTCCCATTTGTTAAAATAGATGAGCCCACAATTGCAATGAATTTCATCGTGAATAACTCCCCTTTTGCGGGTCTCGAAGGTAAGTATGTTACATCAAGGCACCTAAGGGATAGATTGATGAAAGAACTGGAGACTAATGTTAGTTTGAGGGTAGAAGAAACAGACCAAACTGACAGCTTTGAAGTTAGGGGACGTGGAGAGCTTCATCTTTCAATTCTAATTGAAACAATGAGACGTGAAGGCTACGAATTCCAGGTAAGTAAACCCCAAGTAATATTCAAAAATATTGATGGTGTAAAGCATGAACCAATTGAACGTGTTACAATAGATGTTCCCCAAGAATTTAGTGGTACAGTTATTGAAAAACTTGGTATAAGAAAAGGTATCTTAGTTGATATGACCAATATTTCATCTGATCATACAAGATTAGAGCTTCTAGTTCCAGCTAGAGGTCTTATTGGCTACCGTTCTGAAATGCTAACAGACACCAAGGGTAACGGTATACTAAGCCATATTTTCGAAGGCTATGAACCATTTAAAGGGGAAATCAACTACCGTAGCCGTGGTTCTTTAGTTGCTTCTGATCCTGGTGATGCTTCACCTTATGGTCTGTCCCAGGCACAAGCCCGTGGTAGAATGTTCATACCTTCTCAAACTAAAGTTTACGTGGGTATGATCGTAGGTGAAAATGCTAAAACAAATGATATTGATGTAAATGTTTGTAAACGCAAGCAGGTAACTAACATGAGAGCTAGTGGGTCAGATGATGCCATTTCACTAACCCCACACACTCAACTTAGTTTAGAGCAAGCTCTTGAGTTTATCAATGACGATGAATTAGTTGAAATCACACCTAAAAACATAAGACTTCGTAAGAAACAACTAGATAGTAAACAAAGGTTAAGGGAATGGAAAAACAACAAGAATTAA
- a CDS encoding IS110 family transposase translates to MNSNQNQKINQVKEETIVIGIDIASELHYARAFDWRGIELGKVFKFSNSEEGFCNLYEWIEDLKKGTRKSEVLVGAEPTGHYWLGLSESLKNNKVQLVFVNPLHVKRSKELDDNHPSKTDSKDPKTIAKLVIEGRFNEPNVPEGIYAELRIATFTKERIVKEINQIKNRVERWLKIYFPEYKDAFASFDGIGSLVVLENCPLPKDVLELGAEGVNKLWRDRKLKSSGMNKAVILYQAAKRSIGVTEGLEAARFELNMLIEDYRSKARQLELVMVKLQGLCDQIPEVQKVMEIKGIGLSTIANFIAEVGDIRRFDSPKQIQKLAGLAITESSSGKHKGKTSISKRGRKRLRCVLFQAAISLVSNNEEFRSVHEYYTTRKNNPLKKIQSITAISCKLIRVLYALLTKNKKYDPEKLVSDIKRPELIAVA, encoded by the coding sequence ATGAATTCTAACCAAAATCAGAAGATTAATCAAGTTAAGGAAGAAACAATTGTAATAGGGATAGACATAGCAAGTGAGTTACATTATGCCAGGGCTTTTGACTGGCGTGGGATAGAACTAGGTAAGGTATTTAAATTCTCAAACAGCGAAGAAGGATTTTGTAATTTATATGAGTGGATAGAGGACCTTAAAAAAGGGACCAGGAAGTCGGAGGTATTAGTAGGTGCCGAACCTACTGGTCACTATTGGTTAGGTCTTTCGGAAAGCCTAAAAAATAACAAAGTGCAACTGGTTTTTGTTAACCCTTTGCATGTTAAGAGGAGCAAAGAACTTGACGATAATCATCCTTCTAAAACAGATTCTAAAGATCCTAAGACGATAGCAAAACTTGTTATTGAAGGAAGGTTTAATGAGCCCAATGTACCTGAGGGTATATATGCTGAGTTAAGGATTGCTACTTTCACAAAAGAACGTATTGTGAAAGAAATCAATCAGATTAAGAATCGAGTAGAACGATGGTTGAAAATATATTTTCCGGAGTACAAAGATGCATTTGCATCTTTTGACGGTATTGGAAGCCTGGTTGTTTTAGAAAATTGCCCACTTCCTAAAGATGTTCTAGAGTTAGGTGCTGAAGGTGTTAACAAGTTGTGGAGAGATAGAAAGTTAAAATCCTCTGGTATGAATAAGGCAGTTATCTTATATCAAGCTGCCAAGAGAAGCATAGGAGTAACGGAAGGATTAGAGGCAGCAAGATTTGAGCTAAACATGCTCATTGAAGATTATCGTAGTAAAGCCAGACAATTAGAACTTGTGATGGTGAAGCTCCAAGGGTTATGTGATCAGATCCCTGAAGTTCAAAAAGTAATGGAGATTAAGGGGATAGGATTATCTACTATAGCTAACTTCATAGCGGAAGTTGGAGACATAAGAAGGTTTGATTCTCCGAAACAAATACAAAAATTAGCTGGGCTTGCCATAACTGAGAGTAGTTCCGGTAAGCATAAGGGAAAGACTTCCATAAGCAAGCGAGGAAGGAAAAGGTTAAGATGTGTGCTATTCCAAGCAGCCATTTCACTTGTAAGCAATAATGAAGAATTTCGTTCAGTTCACGAGTATTACACAACTAGAAAAAACAATCCATTAAAGAAAATTCAGTCCATAACAGCTATAAGTTGTAAGTTAATCAGGGTGTTATATGCATTACTAACTAAGAATAAAAAATATGATCCTGAAAAACTTGTCAGCGATATAAAAAGACCTGAATTAATAGCTGTTGCATAG
- a CDS encoding sodium:solute symporter family protein, whose product MLTLQTIMVVYLGLMLIIGIFLSRRIKNVTDFFLAGRSLGVVLCTATLAATHLGGGFILGSGEAGYLTGISGVWYGASTGLGLLLLGLLFASKFRALSLTTVSDYLEERYGGKTIRILTALLSLVAIVGILAAQVKAAEGIMVMLGFNPRISSIVVTCIFIVYTAISGMWGVTVTDFIQVIIAGGGIVIASILSLVKLGGFSAIRSSVEIPGYFSVSSIGYSSIIWILLPTVMYTLIGQDFLQRLFSSKNEKTARTSGILSGTLLVVIALAPVIAGMAAQVKFPYLDNPRAAIPTLVTEIFPPMVGGIVLAAIMAAVMSTADSLLCAGSSHLINDLYLKTGKKVKYEGKKLLALTVFSTVVLGFLSLMVAMSLPSIITALIYAYTMFTAGVFVPVVMGLLWSKGTKFAALSSMIVGSSMALLGVTNVLSFGIVPVEIGASVVSLIIYVVITFFTGYQSNNLLSNKKMA is encoded by the coding sequence ATGCTTACTTTACAAACAATAATGGTGGTTTACTTAGGACTTATGCTAATTATAGGTATATTTTTATCACGTAGAATCAAAAATGTTACTGATTTTTTCTTAGCGGGCCGTTCTTTGGGTGTTGTCCTTTGTACTGCAACTTTAGCTGCTACTCACCTAGGTGGAGGTTTTATACTAGGTAGTGGAGAGGCTGGATATTTGACTGGTATTTCAGGGGTGTGGTATGGTGCTTCAACGGGTCTTGGCCTACTTTTACTTGGATTATTATTCGCTTCAAAGTTTAGAGCTTTATCACTGACAACAGTTTCTGATTACCTTGAGGAAAGATATGGTGGTAAAACAATTAGGATATTAACTGCCCTTCTTTCATTGGTTGCCATAGTTGGCATCTTAGCAGCTCAAGTAAAGGCTGCTGAAGGGATTATGGTAATGTTAGGTTTTAATCCACGAATAAGCTCTATAGTGGTAACTTGTATCTTTATAGTTTATACTGCTATATCCGGTATGTGGGGAGTTACAGTTACGGATTTCATCCAGGTAATAATTGCTGGTGGTGGTATAGTTATTGCCTCAATATTGTCATTGGTTAAATTAGGAGGTTTTTCTGCCATAAGAAGTAGTGTGGAAATACCGGGATACTTTAGTGTTTCTTCCATTGGATATAGTTCAATAATATGGATTTTACTACCCACAGTTATGTATACCCTTATCGGACAGGACTTTTTACAAAGATTATTTTCATCTAAAAATGAAAAAACTGCTAGGACATCAGGTATTTTGTCGGGTACACTCCTTGTTGTAATAGCATTAGCCCCAGTAATTGCAGGAATGGCAGCCCAAGTTAAATTCCCATATCTTGATAATCCTAGGGCAGCTATCCCAACCTTGGTAACAGAGATTTTCCCACCGATGGTAGGTGGAATTGTTTTAGCAGCCATAATGGCAGCTGTCATGTCCACTGCAGATTCTTTGCTTTGTGCAGGGTCATCACATTTGATTAATGACCTGTATTTAAAAACAGGGAAAAAAGTGAAGTATGAAGGAAAAAAACTCCTTGCCTTAACAGTTTTTTCAACAGTTGTTTTAGGATTTTTATCACTGATGGTTGCCATGTCTTTGCCCTCTATTATAACTGCTTTAATCTATGCATACACAATGTTTACTGCTGGTGTTTTTGTGCCCGTTGTTATGGGGCTTCTATGGTCAAAGGGAACTAAGTTTGCAGCCCTTAGCTCCATGATAGTTGGTTCCTCTATGGCCCTATTAGGTGTTACCAATGTACTCTCATTTGGTATCGTTCCCGTTGAAATAGGAGCATCTGTGGTTTCTTTAATTATTTATGTTGTAATAACCTTTTTTACTGGATACCAATCGAATAACTTATTATCTAACAAAAAAATGGCATAA
- a CDS encoding NUDIX hydrolase has protein sequence MTWKVKNRVDIFKNPFITLTEKQSSNLKFGEHNFYCIDFPNWVNIVPITSDNKLILVKQYRHGLEEYTLETPGGVVDPGESPISTARRELLEETGYEGDFVSLGKVAANPAIQNNYCHIYLVKNCMKTSNQNLDDTEDIEVVLVDMDYLNNYIETEKIVHSLSVVSILKALNYLKK, from the coding sequence ATGACGTGGAAGGTAAAAAATAGGGTTGATATCTTTAAAAATCCATTTATAACCCTTACAGAAAAGCAAAGTAGCAATCTAAAGTTCGGCGAACACAATTTCTATTGTATTGATTTCCCCAATTGGGTAAATATCGTTCCCATTACATCAGACAATAAACTAATACTAGTTAAGCAATATAGACATGGCTTAGAGGAATATACACTAGAAACTCCAGGAGGAGTAGTAGATCCAGGGGAATCTCCCATAAGCACTGCCCGAAGGGAGCTCCTAGAAGAAACAGGTTATGAAGGAGACTTTGTCTCATTGGGAAAAGTTGCAGCAAACCCTGCAATTCAGAATAATTACTGCCATATTTATCTAGTAAAAAACTGTATGAAGACCTCAAATCAAAACTTAGATGATACAGAAGATATTGAAGTGGTACTGGTGGATATGGATTATCTTAATAACTATATTGAGACGGAAAAAATAGTTCACTCCCTATCTGTTGTATCAATATTAAAAGCATTGAATTACTTAAAAAAATAG
- a CDS encoding DUF1622 domain-containing protein, with translation MDLFGYIIHEIIIFLSIMLEGFAAVVIGIVSCIVLIGYMFSLFKPEEKLRLGLARGLALGLEFALAGEILRTIVVRSFDDVMILAAIIILRGGLSILIHWEIKHTMGCLREDCQLKDMKNKLEK, from the coding sequence TTGGACCTATTTGGCTATATAATCCATGAAATAATAATCTTTTTATCAATAATGCTTGAAGGTTTTGCTGCAGTGGTAATTGGTATCGTTTCTTGTATCGTGTTAATTGGTTATATGTTTTCACTTTTTAAACCTGAAGAAAAATTAAGGTTGGGCTTAGCTAGAGGCCTGGCCTTAGGCTTGGAATTTGCCTTAGCAGGTGAAATATTAAGGACAATTGTTGTAAGAAGTTTCGATGATGTAATGATACTAGCAGCCATAATAATTTTACGTGGCGGTTTAAGTATCCTAATCCATTGGGAGATCAAACATACAATGGGTTGCCTAAGGGAGGATTGTCAGTTGAAGGATATGAAAAATAAACTTGAAAAGTGA
- a CDS encoding TIGR01212 family radical SAM protein (This family includes YhcC from E. coli K-12, an uncharacterized radical SAM protein.) produces the protein MELYNQYSKYLVEKYGEKVYKLSINLPLTCPNRDGVCGTGGCTFCDEGGAGYERNESVLSVKSQLSDLRERIKKKYNAHKFIAYFQNYSNTYMPMEYFKKYIKDAIDQDIVQIAISTRPDCVTYEHLDYLLYIKNTYKIDISIELGLQTVNYHTLKQVHRGHTLAEYIDCVLMIKQYPFEICTHMILNLPWDNISDSIESAKILSSLKTHQVKLHSLFIVQNTIMENQFLSGEFELVSMEEYIKRVIAFLEHLDPSITVQRLIGRAPADVSANCNWNTSWWKIKESIEREMEVRNTFQGRLFNYLGGSGFKAKYK, from the coding sequence TTGGAACTATATAATCAGTATTCTAAATACCTAGTAGAAAAATATGGGGAAAAGGTATATAAACTATCAATTAACCTCCCTCTAACTTGCCCAAATAGAGACGGGGTTTGTGGTACAGGCGGTTGTACTTTTTGTGACGAAGGAGGCGCAGGTTATGAAAGAAATGAATCAGTTCTTTCTGTAAAATCTCAGTTAAGTGATCTTCGTGAAAGGATAAAGAAAAAGTATAATGCCCATAAATTCATCGCATATTTCCAGAACTATTCTAACACATATATGCCCATGGAATATTTTAAAAAGTATATCAAAGATGCTATAGATCAAGACATTGTTCAAATCGCCATATCTACACGCCCTGATTGTGTTACATATGAACATTTGGATTATTTATTATACATTAAAAATACATATAAAATTGATATAAGCATTGAGCTAGGGCTTCAGACAGTCAATTATCATACACTTAAACAAGTCCATAGGGGACACACTTTGGCAGAATACATCGATTGTGTCTTGATGATAAAACAATATCCCTTTGAGATATGTACACATATGATATTAAACCTTCCATGGGATAATATCTCTGACTCCATTGAAAGTGCCAAAATCCTTTCTAGCCTTAAAACCCATCAAGTAAAACTTCACTCGTTGTTTATAGTTCAAAACACAATTATGGAAAATCAATTTTTATCTGGTGAGTTTGAATTGGTTTCCATGGAAGAATACATAAAAAGAGTGATCGCCTTTTTAGAGCATTTAGACCCATCAATTACAGTACAAAGATTGATCGGTCGTGCACCTGCAGATGTGTCTGCAAATTGTAATTGGAACACAAGTTGGTGGAAAATAAAGGAATCTATAGAGCGAGAAATGGAAGTTCGGAATACTTTTCAGGGCAGATTATTTAATTATCTAGGTGGGTCTGGATTTAAGGCTAAATACAAGTAA